The genomic window GATCGTCGAGTGAGACGCGGCGGAATTATTACCCACGCCTGCGCAGCACCGGAGTAGACCGATGGCCGACGACTCGGATCTCGCCGCCGTCTTCGAGCAGACCCGCAGTCTCTCCGAGAAGGAGACCCTCTCGCCCGAGGAGTACCAGGCCATCAAGCGCGCCGTCTTCGGCGAGGTATTTCAGGGAATCCTCCAGGCCGAGACGAGCTACTTCGTCCTCGGTCGTTACGACGGCGACGAGACGGAGGCCCGCCTCGAGGCCGTCACAGCTCGGCTGAACGACCGCGACGACGCGTTCGCCTATCTCATGAAGGACGTCCCGGAGGCCTGGGAGTTCTGGCCGACGAAGTTCCGGATCCTCGCCGAGCGCGCGGACCTGATCGTCCCGGTCCTCGAAGACACCGACGGCAGCCACGAGTGGGAGTTCGGCGTCGTCTCTGGCCCCGAATACCGGTCGAAGGTCCACGTGTTGAAGCGGGAGTACCCGACGGAAGCCGAGGAGCACGAGCACTTCGACGCGCTCCCCTCGCAGTTCGTGGACGTACTCGACCGCGACGGACGCGTGACGCGCTGGACGACGGAGGCGGAACTACTCGCAGCACTCGAGCACCTCCCCGAGGCGTAACCACCGGCGGGATCGGATCGAGACGCCGGAGTACCTGGCCCGATCGGTACCAGTGCGACGGGGATCAGAGCCACCGATGGGCGACGGCCTCGATCGGCCGCCGCTGGCCCGTCTTCCCACCGTTCGATCTCGATAGCGTGGAATAATCGGTAGACACGAAGCACCTAGATACCGTTGTTATGCCCCACTACTCGCTGGGTACTGCCGTGCAACGGAAGCTACTGACACTCGGTGCGGTGATCGTGCTCGTGACGATGGCTGGCTGCTCCGGGGGCATCCTCGGTGGCGGTGGTGGCTCCGGTACGCCGGACTGGTGTCACCAGAACGCGTTCCAGGAACTGTCCGCCAGCGGCGGCGAGATGAACGAGAACGTCTCCGCCAGCGTGCAGGGGATGACCGACCGCGAGGGGAACGACGTCTGCCAGGTCAGGTACGAGGCGCCGAGCGACAGCAACTCGATGTACCAGCGCGTCGACCTGTTCTACAACGAGGACCAGAGCTACGTGGTGATGGTTTACTACGACAGTCACGGCAACCAGGTCGGCGAAGTCGACCTCTCCGGCATGGTGGGCGGGACTGACAGCGGGGGCACGACCGACGACAGCACCGGTGGAACGACCGACGATGGCACCGATTCCACGACTGGCGACAGCACCGGTGGAACGACCGACGACAGCACCGGGGGCACCAGCGACGACGGCGATTCGACGACCGACAACTCGAACCCGTCGCCGGTCGTCGGCACGCTCTCCTACGGCCAGACCGTCAACGCTGAACTCACCGAAGACGACGGCGTCGCGGGCGAGTGGCGCGACGCCAACGCCGACGCCTACGAGTTCCAGGGCTCCGCCGGTGACTCGGTGGTCATCTCCATGACGTCCGATCCTGTCGACACGTACCTGATCCTCGAGGGCCCCAACGGGGAACGCGTCGCGGTGAACGACGACAACGGCTACTCGCTGGACAGCGAGATCAACTACACGCTCCAGCAGAGTGGCACCTACACCATCTGGGCGACGACATTCACGCTCGACAATTACGCGGGCGGTGAGGGCCCATACACCCTCACCCTGGAACAGCAGTAATCCCGCTGGAACGGGGAGTCGTTACAGTTCGATTCGCGAACGGAACTCCGGTACCCCGCTGACGCCGGGTTCGAAACGGAACAGTGAGCCCGCACCGTCGCCCTCCTCCTCGCGCGCGTTCCCGTCTTCTCCGAGCGCGGTCGTGACGTAGGCGTCCTCGTAGTCCTCGCCGCCGAATGTGATACTGGAGACTTTCTTCGCGGGGAACTCGACGACCTCGCGTTCGACGCCGTCCGGGGCGTATCGCCCGACGCGCCCGCCGTCCCAGAACGCGATCCAGACGTCGCCCTCGCCGTCGACGGTGAGTCCGTCCGGGACTTCGGGGCCATCGACCTCGATGAAGGGGTCGACCTCGTCGATGGCGCCGCTGTCGGCGTCGTAGTCGAACTGGTGGACGAGACGGGCTTCGGACTCGGCGAAGTACATCGTCTCGCGGTCGGGTGCGAAGCCCATCCCGTTCGGAACGTCGACGTCCTCGTAGACGCGCCCGATCGAGCCGTGGGTATCGAGGCGGTAGAGACTCCCGAGGTGGTCGTCGGTCGGCATCGTTCCCGCGAACACGCGCCCCTCGGGATCGGCGATCACGTCGTTGAACCGGGACTCTGCCTCGCCAGGAAGCGCCTCGATCACGACGGCGGCCTCGCCGTCGTCGAAGTGCTCGACGCGACCGCTGTCCTCGAACAGCAGGAGCGACCCGTCGGCCTGGATCGTGTAGCCGCCGATGGCGTCGGGGTCGTCGTAGACGAGCTCGTTCTCGCCAGCTTCGGGATCGTAGCGGAACAGTTCGCCGTCGGGGATGTCGACCCAGTAGAGCACCTGCTCGTCCGGGTGCCACATGGGTCCCTCGCCAGTGAGGCTGTGTGAATCGACGGCGCGCTCGGGTTCCATGCCGGTTCCTACCGTCCGTCCGACCATAGTTCGGTCGTCGCGGACCGACCTTCCCCAGGTCGCTACAGCACCCGAATCCGGTCGACGCGAGCGGTCGCGATCCACCCGGGTTTGGCGGGACTCACCCGACGACCGCCGAGCTGGAAGAGACGGTGCCAATGGGTGGGACGGTGCCGAGTGGACTATCGAGCCGTTCCTTGCGGCGTTAGTGACGTCCTGGCGTGCGCTATTCGGCTTCGAAGTCGAGCGCGACGGAGTTGATGCAGTAGCGCTTCCCCGTGGGCTCCGGGCCGTCGTCGAACACGTGACCGAGGTGACCGTCGCACGTCGCGCAGAGGACTTCGGTCCGGACCATCCCGTGGCTGGTGTCCTCCTCGTACTCGACGCGATCCTCCGCGGCGGGCTGGAAGAAACTCGGCCAGCCACAGCCGTGCTCGAACTTGGCGTCGCTGTCGAAGAGGACGACCCCACAGCCAGCACAGCGATACTGGCCGTCTTCCCAGTGGTCGTCGTACTCGCCGGAGCCGGCGGGCTCGGTCCCGGAATTGCGCAGCACGTGGTACTCGTCCTCGTCGAGACGCTCGCGCCACTCGGCGTCGGTCTCGGGGAGATCGTCGGTCGCGGTTTCGGACATGGGAACGCCTACGCGACGGGGGCGGAAAAACGCGCGGTCGGCAGCGATCGCGCGAGCAACTTTTCCGGACCGAGCACCTCCGGCGTGACAGATGCAGCACGGTCGCCTCGCAGTCGTCGATTCGGACGCCCTCGACGGGCTGGCGACCGCGCAGCTACGGGACGCGATAGCGGCCACCGATCCGCACGCACTCCTCGCGACCACCCCGAACACGAGAATTCGACTTCGGTCTGCGCTACCCGAGTTCGACCGGCCGGTCGTCGCGCCCGGATCCGACCAGGCCGGCGGCGAACTGTCGATCGGCGCGGTCGGCGACGTGCAGGTGGCCGTCGCCGGATCGACGGCGTCGGTCGCCGATCTCGCGGCGCTAGAAACCGCTGGCGAAATCGACGCCACGACGCACACCTACGTCCTCACGGACGCGCTCGATCTCTCGGTCCGCCCCACGGAGCTCCGAACTGTTCGCCAGGGCGTCGCGGCCTACCGCCGCGCGATCGCGACCGGCGAACGCGACGCCGACCACGCGCTCCGGGGGTCCTACACCCATCTCTCCACGAACCTCCCGACCGACTACTACGGCGAGTGGGGCGAACTGACCGTCCGCGGGGTCGCCCCGGGCTCGATCGACGGCGCTCCGTCCGGGGGCCCTGGCAGTACCGAGACGGCGATCGCGAGCCTGGAACTCGGCGTGGACGGCACCGTGTC from Salinarchaeum sp. Harcht-Bsk1 includes these protein-coding regions:
- the msrB gene encoding peptide-methionine (R)-S-oxide reductase MsrB, coding for MSETATDDLPETDAEWRERLDEDEYHVLRNSGTEPAGSGEYDDHWEDGQYRCAGCGVVLFDSDAKFEHGCGWPSFFQPAAEDRVEYEEDTSHGMVRTEVLCATCDGHLGHVFDDGPEPTGKRYCINSVALDFEAE
- a CDS encoding SMP-30/gluconolactonase/LRE family protein, translating into MEPERAVDSHSLTGEGPMWHPDEQVLYWVDIPDGELFRYDPEAGENELVYDDPDAIGGYTIQADGSLLLFEDSGRVEHFDDGEAAVVIEALPGEAESRFNDVIADPEGRVFAGTMPTDDHLGSLYRLDTHGSIGRVYEDVDVPNGMGFAPDRETMYFAESEARLVHQFDYDADSGAIDEVDPFIEVDGPEVPDGLTVDGEGDVWIAFWDGGRVGRYAPDGVEREVVEFPAKKVSSITFGGEDYEDAYVTTALGEDGNAREEEGDGAGSLFRFEPGVSGVPEFRSRIEL
- a CDS encoding PPC domain-containing protein — its product is MQRKLLTLGAVIVLVTMAGCSGGILGGGGGSGTPDWCHQNAFQELSASGGEMNENVSASVQGMTDREGNDVCQVRYEAPSDSNSMYQRVDLFYNEDQSYVVMVYYDSHGNQVGEVDLSGMVGGTDSGGTTDDSTGGTTDDGTDSTTGDSTGGTTDDSTGGTSDDGDSTTDNSNPSPVVGTLSYGQTVNAELTEDDGVAGEWRDANADAYEFQGSAGDSVVISMTSDPVDTYLILEGPNGERVAVNDDNGYSLDSEINYTLQQSGTYTIWATTFTLDNYAGGEGPYTLTLEQQ